A portion of the Pseudomonas sp. GR 6-02 genome contains these proteins:
- a CDS encoding DUF1624 domain-containing protein: protein MTLSTSVAGQAGSVSPALATSVAKTNTRMLAIDALRGFVMLLMLIDHVRETFLLHRQVTDPIDALSVTPDLFFTRLLSTLCAPVFIFLTGLSAWLYSQKHTASETSVFLLKRGLFLVFLELTFVCFAWNAEFPPKTLWLQVIWCIGICMIVLAGLLHFKRGWLIVLGVAIVAGHNLLDGVTVGPESPVFVPWSILHQRVFIDITEFTRARTTYPVLPWIGVILLGWAIGPWFGKDMEPAERISRLLKVGVGLLLAFVFIRYLNVYGEKPWVQTGDSLRTFMSFMSAKKYPPSLMFLMPTLGLGLILLAVFEKAQDRWSTATLAVYGGAPMFFYLLHLYVLKAMYLVAVAIWGANQGTYYGFDNLPMVWLWSVILGVLLFFPTRWFANLKQQRRDIAILKYL, encoded by the coding sequence ATGACCCTATCTACAAGCGTGGCAGGGCAGGCGGGAAGTGTTTCCCCTGCGCTGGCCACCAGCGTTGCCAAAACCAACACCCGGATGTTGGCCATCGATGCCTTGCGCGGCTTCGTCATGCTGTTGATGCTCATCGACCATGTGCGCGAAACCTTTCTGCTGCACCGTCAGGTCACCGACCCGATCGATGCGTTGAGTGTGACCCCGGACCTGTTTTTCACCCGCCTGCTGAGCACCCTTTGCGCCCCGGTGTTCATCTTCCTCACCGGGTTGTCGGCCTGGCTCTACAGCCAGAAACACACGGCCAGTGAAACCTCGGTGTTTCTGCTCAAGCGCGGGCTGTTCCTGGTGTTTCTGGAGCTCACATTCGTGTGCTTTGCCTGGAACGCCGAGTTCCCGCCCAAGACGCTGTGGCTGCAAGTGATCTGGTGCATCGGCATCTGCATGATCGTGCTTGCCGGGTTGCTGCACTTCAAGCGCGGTTGGCTGATCGTGCTCGGGGTGGCCATTGTCGCCGGGCACAACCTGCTCGATGGCGTGACCGTGGGGCCGGAGTCGCCGGTCTTCGTGCCGTGGTCGATCCTGCATCAGCGCGTATTCATCGACATCACCGAGTTCACCCGGGCTCGCACCACGTATCCGGTGTTGCCGTGGATCGGCGTGATTCTGCTGGGCTGGGCCATCGGGCCATGGTTCGGCAAGGACATGGAACCGGCCGAGCGGATTTCCCGCTTGCTCAAGGTTGGCGTCGGCCTGCTGCTGGCGTTCGTATTCATTCGATACCTGAACGTTTACGGCGAGAAACCCTGGGTGCAGACCGGTGATTCGCTGCGCACCTTCATGAGTTTCATGAGCGCGAAGAAGTATCCGCCGTCACTGATGTTCCTGATGCCGACCCTCGGCCTGGGGCTGATTCTTCTGGCGGTGTTCGAGAAGGCCCAGGATCGCTGGTCCACCGCGACCCTGGCGGTCTACGGCGGCGCGCCGATGTTCTTCTACTTGCTGCACCTGTATGTGCTGAAGGCCATGTACCTGGTGGCCGTTGCCATCTGGGGCGCCAATCAGGGTACCTATTACGGCTTCGACAACCTGCCGATGGTCTGGCTGTGGAGCGTGATTCTCGGGGTGCTGCTGTTCTTCCCGACGCGCTGGTTCGCCAACCTCAAGCAGCAGCGTCGCGACATCGCGATTCTCAAATACCTCTGA
- a CDS encoding Lrp/AsnC family transcriptional regulator — MEGLVKLDRIDISILVELQKDGRMTNVSLADAVGLSASPCLQRVKRLESAGYISSYKAHLNLAKITDSVTVFTEITLSDHKREDFAKFESNIRLVDEVLECHLISGGYDYLVRFMTRSIQHYQEVVESLLDKNIGISKYFSYIVIKSPVLKDGVPLRKLLRH; from the coding sequence ATGGAAGGTTTAGTAAAACTGGACCGAATCGACATCAGCATCCTGGTTGAGCTGCAAAAGGACGGGCGCATGACCAACGTCAGCCTGGCCGATGCCGTGGGCCTGTCGGCCAGCCCCTGCCTGCAACGGGTCAAGCGGCTGGAGTCGGCCGGGTATATTTCCAGCTACAAGGCTCACCTGAACCTGGCCAAGATCACCGACTCGGTCACGGTGTTCACCGAGATCACCTTGAGCGACCACAAGCGCGAAGACTTCGCCAAGTTCGAGTCCAATATCCGTCTGGTCGACGAAGTGCTCGAATGCCACCTGATCAGCGGTGGCTACGATTACCTGGTGCGCTTCATGACACGCAGCATCCAGCATTATCAGGAAGTGGTCGAAAGCCTGCTGGACAAGAACATCGGCATCTCCAAGTATTTCAGCTACATCGTCATCAAGTCACCCGTACTGAAGGACGGCGTGCCGCTGCGCAAATTGTTGCGGCACTGA
- the gabT gene encoding 4-aminobutyrate--2-oxoglutarate transaminase — MNSKVDETPHLLRQRDQFVPRGLVTAHPLVIDRALGSELWDVDGKRYLDFVGGIGVLNIGHNHPKVVAAVQAQLQKVSHACFQVVAYKPYLDLAQRLCEMIGGQDAYKAAFFTSGAEAVENAVKIARAHTNRSAVIAFRGGFHGRTLLGTTLTGMSQPYKQNFGPFAPEVFHTPYPNAYRGVTSDMALKALDELLATQVAPERVAAIIIEPVQGDGGFLAAPAEFLQALRALTEKHGIVLILDEIQTGFGRTGKWFGFQHAGIQPDLVTVAKSLAGGLPLSGVVGKAEIMDAPLPGGLGGTYGGNALSCAAALAVIEAYEQEQLLARGEALGERLRQGLLRLQARYPRIGDVRGSGFMLAIELIKDDEARTADADLNQRLIDEARAGGLLVIKCGVQRNVLRFLAPLVTSEAQIDEALQILDAALARVLN; from the coding sequence ATGAATAGCAAAGTCGACGAAACCCCTCATTTGCTCCGTCAGCGCGATCAATTCGTGCCACGTGGCCTGGTTACCGCGCATCCGTTGGTGATCGATCGGGCCCTGGGTTCAGAATTGTGGGACGTGGACGGCAAGCGCTACCTGGACTTTGTCGGCGGTATCGGTGTGCTTAACATCGGTCACAATCACCCGAAGGTGGTCGCGGCGGTGCAGGCGCAGTTGCAGAAAGTCTCCCACGCCTGCTTCCAGGTGGTGGCTTACAAGCCCTATCTCGACCTGGCCCAGCGCCTGTGCGAAATGATCGGCGGCCAGGACGCTTATAAAGCAGCGTTCTTCACCTCCGGCGCCGAAGCGGTGGAAAACGCGGTGAAGATCGCCCGCGCCCACACCAACCGCTCGGCGGTGATCGCCTTTCGTGGCGGGTTCCATGGCCGGACCTTGCTCGGCACCACGCTGACCGGCATGAGCCAGCCGTATAAACAGAACTTCGGGCCGTTCGCGCCGGAGGTTTTCCACACTCCGTATCCGAATGCCTATCGCGGCGTCACCAGCGACATGGCGCTCAAGGCACTGGACGAGTTGTTGGCGACCCAAGTGGCGCCTGAGCGGGTCGCGGCGATCATCATCGAACCGGTGCAGGGCGATGGCGGTTTCCTTGCGGCACCGGCGGAGTTTCTACAGGCCCTGCGCGCGCTGACTGAAAAGCACGGCATCGTGCTGATCCTCGATGAGATCCAGACCGGTTTCGGGCGTACCGGCAAATGGTTCGGTTTCCAGCACGCCGGGATTCAGCCGGATCTGGTCACCGTGGCCAAGAGCCTGGCCGGCGGTTTGCCGCTGTCCGGTGTGGTCGGCAAAGCCGAGATCATGGACGCGCCATTGCCAGGCGGCCTCGGCGGTACTTACGGCGGCAACGCGCTGTCGTGCGCGGCGGCGCTGGCGGTGATCGAAGCCTACGAGCAAGAGCAGTTGCTGGCCCGTGGCGAAGCGTTGGGCGAGCGTCTGCGTCAGGGACTGTTGCGCTTGCAGGCCCGTTACCCGCGGATCGGCGACGTGCGCGGCAGCGGCTTCATGCTGGCGATCGAGCTGATCAAGGATGACGAGGCACGGACCGCAGATGCCGACCTCAACCAACGACTGATCGATGAAGCCCGGGCCGGTGGCCTGTTGGTAATCAAGTGCGGCGTGCAACGCAACGTGTTGCGTTTCCTCGCGCCACTGGTGACCAGCGAAGCACAGATCGATGAAGCGTTGCAGATTCTCGACGCGGCACTGGCACGAGTCTTGAACTGA
- a CDS encoding 2-hydroxyacid dehydrogenase, giving the protein MALLYKADPVRGKQWQALFAEHAPDIEWRAWPDIGDPKDIQYLAAWQAPDDLDVVLPNLQVLFALSAGVDQLDLGRLPASLPVVRLLDPGITRGMCEYATFAVLSLHRDMLRYRQQQMARCWQAHLLQPAAKRRVGVMGLGAQAQQILATLQPLGFALSGWARSAHHIPGVDCYAGNAQLSAFLSQCDILLCVLPLTEQTQGILDRNLFEQLPKGAALINMGRGGHLIEEDLLEALDSGHLSGAVLDVLQQEPAPVDHPFWHHPQILLTPHIAAMTQPESAFGVLLENIRRHQRGEPMLGEIDRVQGY; this is encoded by the coding sequence ATGGCCCTGCTGTATAAAGCTGACCCTGTGCGCGGCAAACAGTGGCAAGCGCTGTTTGCCGAACACGCCCCGGATATCGAATGGCGCGCCTGGCCGGACATCGGCGACCCGAAGGACATTCAATACCTGGCCGCGTGGCAGGCACCTGACGATCTCGACGTTGTGCTGCCGAATCTGCAAGTGCTGTTTGCCTTGTCCGCCGGCGTCGATCAACTCGACCTCGGTCGCTTGCCGGCGAGCTTGCCGGTGGTTCGTCTGCTGGATCCGGGCATCACCCGTGGCATGTGCGAATACGCGACTTTTGCCGTACTCAGCCTGCACCGCGACATGCTGCGCTACCGCCAGCAACAAATGGCCCGCTGCTGGCAGGCGCACTTGCTGCAACCGGCGGCCAAACGTCGGGTCGGGGTCATGGGGCTCGGTGCCCAGGCGCAGCAGATTCTGGCGACCTTGCAACCGCTGGGCTTTGCCTTGTCTGGCTGGGCGCGCAGTGCCCATCACATTCCGGGGGTCGATTGCTATGCCGGCAACGCGCAACTGTCGGCGTTCCTCAGCCAGTGCGACATTCTGTTGTGTGTGTTGCCGCTGACCGAACAGACCCAGGGCATTCTTGATCGCAACCTGTTTGAGCAACTGCCCAAGGGCGCGGCGCTGATCAACATGGGCCGTGGTGGGCATTTGATCGAAGAGGATCTGCTGGAAGCGCTGGACAGCGGGCACTTGAGCGGCGCAGTCCTTGATGTGCTGCAACAGGAACCGGCACCGGTAGATCATCCGTTCTGGCACCACCCGCAGATTCTGCTGACACCGCATATCGCCGCGATGACCCAGCCGGAAAGCGCGTTCGGGGTGTTGCTGGAGAACATCCGCCGGCATCAACGGGGGGAGCCGATGCTCGGCGAGATCGATCGCGTGCAGGGTTATTGA
- a CDS encoding polyurethane esterase, producing the protein MGVYDYKNFGAADSKALFSDAMAIMLYSYHNLDNGFATGYQQNGFGLGLPATLVTALIGGTDSQGVIPGIPWNPDSEKAALDAVQKAGWTPITAAQLGYDGKTDARGTFFGEKAGYTSAQVEILGKYDARGHLTEIGIAFRGTSGPREIQIGDSIGDVINDLLAALGPKDYAKNYAGEAFGNLLGKVAAFAQANGLAGKDVLVSGHSLGGLAVNSLADLSSEKWSGFYQDSNYIAYASPTQSSSDKVLNIGYENDPVFRALDGSSFNLASVGVHDAPKDSATDNIVSFNDHYASTAWNVLPYSITNIATWISHLPTGYGDGMTRVLESKFYDLTSKDSTIIVANLSDPARANTWVQDLNRNAETHKGSTFIIGSDGNDLIQGGKGNDYIEGRDGNDTFRDSGGYNILLGGKGSNVLDLQQSVKNFVFANDGVGNLYVRDANGGISITRDIGSIVTKEPGLLWGLFKDDVTHSVTANGLTVGSNLTQYASSVKGTTGTDTLKAHATGDWLFGLDGNDHLIGSAGNDVFVGGAGNDLIESGGGIDTFLFSGAFGQDRVVGYQANDKLVFLGVQGVAPNDDFRAHATAVGQDTLLTFGSDSVTLVGVGLDSLSSSGIVIA; encoded by the coding sequence ATGGGTGTGTATGACTACAAGAACTTCGGCGCAGCAGACTCCAAGGCGTTGTTCAGCGACGCCATGGCGATCATGCTGTATTCCTATCACAACCTCGACAACGGTTTCGCCACCGGTTACCAGCAAAACGGTTTCGGCCTGGGCTTGCCGGCCACCCTCGTGACCGCGCTGATCGGCGGCACCGACTCCCAGGGCGTCATTCCCGGCATTCCCTGGAACCCCGATTCGGAAAAGGCCGCGCTCGACGCCGTGCAAAAGGCCGGCTGGACCCCGATCACCGCCGCGCAACTGGGCTATGACGGCAAGACCGACGCTCGCGGAACCTTCTTCGGCGAGAAGGCCGGTTACACCAGTGCGCAAGTGGAGATCCTCGGCAAGTACGACGCCCGGGGCCATCTCACGGAAATCGGCATCGCTTTTCGCGGCACCAGCGGCCCACGGGAAATCCAGATCGGCGATTCCATCGGCGATGTGATCAACGATCTGCTGGCGGCGTTGGGTCCCAAGGATTACGCGAAAAACTATGCGGGCGAAGCCTTCGGCAATTTGCTCGGCAAAGTCGCGGCGTTTGCCCAGGCCAATGGCCTTGCGGGCAAGGACGTGCTGGTCAGCGGCCACAGCCTCGGCGGGTTGGCGGTCAACAGCCTGGCGGACTTGAGCAGCGAAAAATGGTCCGGGTTCTATCAGGATTCCAACTACATCGCCTACGCCTCACCGACCCAAAGCAGCAGCGACAAAGTGCTGAACATCGGTTATGAAAACGACCCGGTGTTCCGCGCGCTCGATGGCTCGTCGTTCAACCTGGCTTCGGTGGGCGTGCACGACGCTCCCAAGGATTCAGCGACCGATAACATCGTCAGCTTCAACGACCATTACGCCTCGACGGCGTGGAATGTGTTGCCGTATTCCATCACCAACATCGCCACCTGGATTTCACACTTGCCCACCGGTTACGGCGACGGCATGACCCGGGTGCTGGAGTCGAAGTTCTACGACCTGACCAGCAAAGACTCGACGATCATCGTCGCCAACCTCTCGGACCCGGCGCGAGCCAACACCTGGGTCCAGGACTTGAACCGCAACGCCGAAACCCACAAAGGCAGCACCTTCATCATCGGCAGCGACGGCAATGACCTGATCCAGGGCGGCAAGGGCAACGACTACATCGAAGGCCGCGACGGTAACGACACCTTCCGCGACAGTGGTGGCTACAACATCCTGTTGGGCGGCAAGGGCAGCAACGTGCTGGACCTGCAGCAGTCGGTGAAGAATTTCGTCTTCGCCAATGACGGTGTCGGCAACCTGTACGTGCGCGACGCCAATGGCGGCATCAGCATCACCCGCGACATCGGCAGCATTGTCACCAAGGAACCGGGGTTGCTCTGGGGCCTGTTCAAGGATGATGTGACCCACAGCGTCACCGCCAATGGCCTCACCGTCGGCAGCAACCTGACCCAGTACGCCTCGAGCGTGAAGGGCACCACCGGCACCGACACCCTCAAGGCCCATGCAACGGGCGACTGGTTGTTTGGCCTGGACGGCAACGACCACTTGATCGGCAGCGCCGGCAACGATGTGTTTGTCGGCGGGGCGGGTAATGACCTGATCGAGTCGGGCGGCGGGATTGATACTTTCCTGTTCAGCGGCGCGTTTGGCCAGGACCGGGTGGTGGGCTACCAGGCCAACGACAAACTGGTGTTCCTCGGGGTTCAGGGCGTTGCGCCAAACGACGACTTCCGCGCCCATGCCACGGCGGTGGGGCAGGATACGTTGCTGACGTTTGGCAGTGATTCGGTGACCCTGGTAGGCGTTGGGCTGGACAGTTTGTCCAGCAGCGGCATTGTGATCGCCTGA
- a CDS encoding polyurethane esterase codes for MGLFDYKNAGSAAGKALYSDAIALTLYAYTPTGQPLPATAWAPIGAAALGYQGKVGPQGTFYGEKDGFTSAEAEILGKYDGAGQLIGLGIAFRGTGGLGYSDTFGDMKNNLLAAVGPADYASNYAKNAFDTLLKSVAAFAIAHGLSATDVLVSGHSLGGLGVNSLAELSGNNWGGFFKDANYIAFASPTQSATGNNVLNIGYENDPVFRVLDGTTFSSGSLGKHDGHQDSATNNIVNFNDQYASTAQNLVPFSILNPLNWSAHGSLGYADGLNRVIDSRFYDLTDKDSTLIVSNLSESSRGTTWVEDLGRSGEPHTGSTFIIGTDSNDWLKGGAGNDFIEGRDGNDRFRDDGGYNLLLGGKGSNTFELQKPLQNFSFAHDGDGTLYVRDAYGGISMTRDIGALVSKESGSWWGSKEVTYNVTANGLLNGTELTHYNHSLNGDAFSNTLVASVDGDWLFGNAGDDLLRSDKSHVTFVGGTGNDVMHASGGGNTFLFSGAFGFDAINGYQGSDKLVFIGVQGAGQGYDYTQHASQAGNDTVLKIGDYAVTLVGVGLDNLSASGITFA; via the coding sequence ATGGGACTGTTTGATTACAAAAATGCCGGCAGTGCGGCCGGCAAGGCGTTGTACTCCGACGCGATCGCGCTGACGCTCTACGCGTACACGCCCACCGGCCAGCCACTGCCAGCGACCGCTTGGGCGCCGATTGGCGCGGCAGCCCTGGGCTATCAGGGCAAGGTGGGGCCTCAAGGCACCTTCTATGGCGAGAAGGACGGTTTCACCAGCGCCGAAGCCGAAATCCTCGGTAAATACGACGGGGCAGGGCAGCTGATCGGCCTCGGCATTGCGTTCCGTGGCACTGGCGGCCTGGGTTACAGCGACACCTTCGGTGACATGAAAAACAACCTGCTGGCCGCGGTCGGACCGGCGGATTACGCGAGCAACTACGCGAAAAACGCCTTCGATACCTTGCTCAAAAGCGTCGCCGCGTTTGCCATCGCCCACGGCCTGAGCGCAACGGACGTGCTGGTCAGCGGGCACAGTCTCGGTGGGCTGGGGGTCAACAGCCTGGCGGAGTTGAGCGGCAATAACTGGGGTGGTTTCTTCAAGGACGCCAACTACATCGCCTTTGCCTCGCCGACCCAAAGCGCCACCGGCAACAACGTGCTGAACATCGGTTACGAGAACGACCCGGTGTTTCGCGTGCTCGACGGCACCACTTTCAGCAGTGGCTCGCTGGGCAAGCACGACGGTCATCAGGATTCGGCGACCAACAACATCGTCAACTTCAATGACCAGTACGCGTCCACCGCGCAGAACCTGGTGCCGTTCAGCATCCTCAACCCGCTGAACTGGTCGGCCCACGGCTCGTTGGGCTATGCCGACGGTTTGAACCGGGTGATCGACTCGCGCTTCTACGACCTCACCGACAAGGACTCGACGCTGATCGTGTCCAACCTGTCGGAGTCGTCCCGAGGCACCACCTGGGTCGAAGACCTGGGCCGCAGCGGCGAGCCCCACACCGGCAGCACGTTCATCATCGGCACCGACAGTAATGACTGGCTCAAGGGCGGCGCCGGCAATGACTTCATCGAAGGTCGAGACGGTAACGACCGGTTCCGCGATGACGGCGGCTACAACCTGCTGCTGGGCGGCAAGGGCAGCAACACCTTCGAGCTGCAGAAGCCGTTGCAGAACTTCAGCTTTGCCCATGACGGCGACGGCACCCTGTATGTGCGCGACGCCTACGGCGGCATCAGCATGACCCGCGACATCGGCGCGCTGGTGAGCAAGGAATCGGGCTCGTGGTGGGGCAGCAAGGAGGTGACCTACAACGTCACCGCCAATGGCTTGCTCAATGGCACGGAACTGACCCACTACAACCATTCGCTCAACGGCGATGCCTTCAGCAACACGCTGGTGGCCAGCGTCGACGGTGACTGGCTGTTCGGCAATGCCGGCGACGACCTGCTGCGCAGCGATAAAAGCCATGTGACCTTCGTCGGCGGCACGGGCAATGACGTGATGCATGCCTCGGGCGGCGGCAACACCTTTTTGTTCAGCGGCGCCTTCGGTTTCGACGCGATCAATGGCTACCAGGGCAGCGACAAACTGGTGTTCATCGGCGTCCAGGGCGCGGGGCAGGGCTATGACTACACCCAGCACGCTTCACAGGCCGGCAACGACACGGTGCTGAAGATTGGCGATTACGCCGTGACGCTGGTGGGGGTGGGACTGGATAACCTGTCGGCTTCGGGAATTACGTTTGCGTAA